From the Psilocybe cubensis strain MGC-MH-2018 chromosome 9, whole genome shotgun sequence genome, one window contains:
- a CDS encoding Extracellular metalloproteinase mep: protein MAIFRKLLTSALLAIACASYGFSTPLASHERHATRRSIDIGPGLTIEAFHPPSTFETFAAGIDHPLSKRGGPFSLKDASVAFAGSKLSKGAGSVSFRTGFSGDVAQHAFLTQTHDGIPFANAVANVAFNKDDKVVSFGSSLVNPKSIASSTPTISLSDAITIAENALNGKFNEHPATLEFFAKPDNTAVLTHVIQIENDATGAWFEAFVDAHSGDLVSVTDFVTKAAYLVVPMQEEILTQGFQTLTDPQDLLASPLGWHSNGTVNTTVTSGNNAIAFKANQNATTSQSAPGQFFFTQDPNSAPTTPNNLDAARVNAFYIVNTMHDLTYRYGFTEAAFNFQNNNFGKGGLGNDQVTISVQDAAGTNNADFSTPPDGQSGRMRMFLWTLTNPMRDGALENDIVTHENTHGVTNRMTGGGTGRCLQTTEAGGMGEGWSDAMANWNEKTSSAVDDFVLGQYVTNNTAGIRTHPYSTNAVINPLRYSDLKTRTEVHSIGEVWANMLYNVYANLVGVHGWSSQARTNPDGREGNIVFLHLFLDALALQPCNPTFLSARDAWIQADVNRFGGANACFIWKAFASRGLGTGAANHTDDTTVPPACVET from the exons ATGGCCATCTTTCGCAAGTTATTGACTTCAGCTCTCCTAGCAATCGCATGTGCTTCTTATGGTTTCTCTACACCCTTGGCCTCTCATGAGAGGCATGCAACACGCCGCTCAATTGACATAGGTCCAGGACTTACCATCGAGGCTTTTCACCCGCCTAGTACCTTTGAG ACATTTGCAGCAGGAATCGATCACCCATTATCCAAGCGCGGGGGGCCATTTTCACTGAAAGATGCTTCAGTCGCCTTTGCAGGCTCCAAACTCTCTAAAGGCGCAGGCTCGGTATCTTTCCGCACTGGCTTCTCAGGAGATGTTGCGCAACATGCGTTCCTCACCCAAACCCAT GACGGTATCCCATTTGCCAATGCGGTAGCAAATGTAGCGTTCAATAAGGATGATAAG GTTGTGTCGTTTGGTTCATCGCTTGTTAATCCCA AGTCTATCGCATCTTCGACTCCCACTATCTCGCTCAGCGATGCTATCACAATTGCTGAAAATGCATTGAACGGGAAGTTTAATGAGCATCCTGCGACCCTCGAGTTTTTCGCCAAACCGGATAATACGGCAGTGTTGACGCATGTCATTCAAATTGAAAATGACGCTACTGGTGCATGGTTTGAAGCTTTCGTAGATGCCCATTCAGGTGATCTTGTCTCGGTGACAGACTTTGTCACGAAGGCTGCC TACCTTGTGGTACCTATGCAAGAGGAAATTCTTACACAGGGATTCCAAACTTTAACTGATCCGCAAGATCTTTTGGCCTCTCCACTCGGATGGCACAGTAACGGGACGGTCAACACTAC AGTTACATC AGGAAACAATGCTATTGCTTTCAAAGCTAACCAGAACGCAACCACCAGCCAATCAGCTCCTGGACAATTTTTCTTTACACAGGATCCCAATAGTGCCCCAACCACTCCGAATAACCTCGACGCGGCAAGAGTTAATGCATTCTATATTGTCAACACCATGCACGATCTGACCTACAG ATATGGATTTACAGAG GCAGCCTTCAACTTCCAGAATAACAACTTCGGTAAAGGTGGGCTGGGGAATGATCAGGTTACCATTTCAGTCCAAGATGCAGCTGGGACCAACAATGCCGATTTCTCAACTCCGCCAGA CGGTCAATCGGGACGGATGA GAATGTTCTTGTGGACCCTGACCAAT CCTATGCGTGATGGTGCCCTTGAGAATGATATTGTCACTCACGAGAACACCCACGGAGTTACGAACCGCATGACAGGAGGAGGAACGGGCCGTTGTCTGCAGACCACTGAAGCTGGAGGAATGGGTGAAG GTTGGTCAGATGCCATGGCGAA CTGGAATGAAAAGACCTCGAGCGCTGTTGACGACTTTGTTCTGGGTCAATACGTTACCAACAACACGGCTGGTATACGAACCCATCCTTACTCAACAAATGC TGTCATCAACCCACTTCGCTACTCAGACCTAAAGACCCGTACGGAGGTTCACT CCATTGGCGAGGTATGGGCCAACATGCTGTACAATGTCTATGCCAATCTCGTCGGTGTACACGGATGGTCGTCCCAGGCTCGCACCAACCCGGATGGCAGGGAAGGCAATATTGTCTTCCTTCACTTATTCCTGGACGCATTAGCTCTCCAGCCTTGCAACCCTACCT TCCTAAGCGCTCGTGATGCTTGGATCCAAGCCGATGTAAATCGTTTTGGGGGTGCAAATGCCTGCTTTATTTGGAAGGCATTTGCCAGTCGTGGTCTCGGTACAGGTGCTGCCAACCACACAGATGACACCACAGTTCCCCCAGCGTGTGTTGAGACTTGA